One Drosophila willistoni isolate 14030-0811.24 chromosome 2R unlocalized genomic scaffold, UCI_dwil_1.1 Seg167, whole genome shotgun sequence DNA segment encodes these proteins:
- the LOC6643804 gene encoding SOSS complex subunit B homolog, with protein sequence MYNADCIPIKDIKPGLKNINVIFIVLEVGVATVTKENREVRNFKVGDPTACINVSIWDEPGKLINPGDIIRMSKGYASIWRHCLTLYSGKNGEVNKIGEFCMIFNESINMSEPKREQTQQQQSASQAVAPAVGTAGNAGSKTAGAGGGTGQTTVPAQSVAATAAATAAAPATTAPPVKQGGRGGRGGGGRGSSMKADRR encoded by the coding sequence atgTATAACGCCGACTGCATACCCATCAAGGACATAAAGCCGGGTCTGAAAAACATCAATGTGATATTTATTGTActggaagtgggcgtggccaCAGTAACCAAAGAGAATCGTGAGGTCCGCAATTTCAAGGTTGGGGATCCCACAGCATGTATCAACGTATCAATTTGGGATGAACCGGGAAAACTAATTAATCCTGGCGATATTATACGTATGTCAAAGGGATATGCCTCAATATGGCGCCATTGCCTAACTCTGTACTCGGGCAAGAATGGTGAAGTCAACAAAATTGGCGAATTCTGCATGATCTTTAACGAGTCCATTAATATGAGTGAACCCAAACGGGAGCAgacacagcagcaacagtccGCCTCACAAGCAGTGGCCCCAGCTGTGGGAACAGCTGGTAATGCCGGATCAAAAACTGCTGGAGCAGGTGGGGGTACAGGACAAACGACAGTTCCTGCCCAGTCGGTGGCGGCCACTGCAGCTGCCACTGCCGCTGCTCCGGCCACAACGGCACCACCTGTTAAGCAGGGTGGACGCGGCGGACGTGGCGGAGGTGGTCGTGGTAGCTCTATGAAAGCAGATCGCCGTTAG
- the LOC6643803 gene encoding histone acetyltransferase KAT7, which translates to MKSGSSSSESGSSTTSGSSSCSDTGSSSDTDSSSATPDEKPPTGSGGTGTGAGGGTSASVTGPGSGRRKAPENEKSTKTANKRLTSDDDQDEDDEEAMPPAAKKNARGTGTTAAATAARRKPNAPSGPKAAPAKRAAMGNGTSKRPSLSSSSNSTDDSKEMKNGRKVPLKMASTASAVRAKQLRQQQQKSKNGTAAASRAAAAAAAASSDGSEETESASNSNDDDSTSASESEGSDSTNSYSSQPPKNAKGKRPVAQAKQSKDSEEERRDKANPMRKLTRSLSMRRTKQQQQQKQPAQKPETDTESDMDLDDDEEQSKPLLGKKTKVKKEIGTMTSVYKPPIVSPIIPHPPSSSASQLEKKCPIEGCDSSGHLSGHLDRHFLPEACPIFHNMSASECKERANERKLRQEQRLKMPINIVTAPGGNQSVNQHKSLTPEQKEFLAKIRESRANFRPAHNHLFNDKVKMEKDCTDEDREPNLMGLVPDYDLQLFREAQAQASERIEDELKDLPVGKGIKYISMGKYKMKVWYQSPYPDDAARLPKMYICEFCLRYQKSETGIKRHAEKCVWRHPPGDEIYRKGKLQVWQVDGKRYKQYCQHLCLLAKFFLDHKTLYYDVEPFLFYIMTLADVDGCHIVGYFSKHIPFLQEKNSFYNVSCILTLPPYQRKGYGRLLIDFSYLLTRVEGKIGSPEKPLSDLGLISYRSYWKDVLLDYLCNRSGNTLCIKDVSQEMAIYSYDIVSTLQALGMMKYWKGKHIVLKKQDVLDEYEERVKRRGTFPKIDDSCLRWQPFIPAQPSASP; encoded by the exons ATGAAGTCGGGTAGCAGCAGCTCCGAATCCGGCAGTTCCACAACTAGTGGGTCATCCTCATGTTCCGACACAGGCAGTTCATCCGATACAGACTCCAGCAGTGCGACCCCCGACGAGAAGCCCCCAACAGGCAGCGGGGGCACTGGGACCGGAGCAGGAGGAGGCACATCAGCCTCTGTAACAGGACCAGGATCTGGACGTCGTAAGGCTCCAGAAAATGAGAAATCAACTAAAACTGCCAATAAGAGATTAACCAGCGATGATGACCAAGATGAGGATGACGAGGAGGCTATGCCGCCAGCGGCCAAAAAAAATGCAAGGGGAACAGGAacaacggcagcagcaacagctgcAAGAAGGAAACCCAATGCTCCAAGTGGCCCCAAGGCGGCACCAGCCAAGCGAGCGGCTATGGGCAATGGCACCAGCAAACGGCCATCGCTCTCCTCCTCTTCGAATAGCACCGATGACTCCAAGGAAATGAAAAACGGACGCAAAGTGCCTTTGAAAATGGCCAGCACGGCATCGGCCGTGAGGGCCAAACAAttgaggcagcagcagcaaaagagTAAAAATGgaactgctgctgcttcacgagctgctgccgctgctgctgcagcaagCAGCGATGGTAGCGAGGagaccgaaagtgccagcaaCTCCAACGATGATGATTCCACTTCGGCCAGTGAGTCGGAGGGCAGTGATTCGACAAATTCCTACAGCTCCCAACCGCCTAAGAATGCCAAGGGCAAGCGACCCGTTGCCCAGGCCAAACAGTCCAAGGACAGTGAAGAGGAGCGCCGCGACAAAGCCAATCCCATGCGTAAGCTGACGCGATCCCTGAGTATGCGGCGCAccaagcaacaacagcaacaaaagcaGCCGGCTCAAAAGCCGGAAACCGACACCGAATCCGACATGGATctcgatgatgatgaggagcAGAGCAAACCTCTGCTTGGCAAAAAGACTAAAGTAAAAAAGGAAATTGGAACAATGACATCAGTTTATAAGCCACCAATCGTCTCTCCAATAATACCCCATCCACCATCCTCCTCTGCCTCACAATTGGAGAAGAAATGTCCCATCGAGGGATGTGATTCATCAGGTCATTTAAGTGGTCATTTGGATCGTCATTTTCTACCCGAAGCCTGCCCCATCTTTCACAATATGTCCGCCTCCGAATGCAAAGAGCGAGCCAACGAGCGGAAACTACGCCAAGAGCAACGCCTCAAGATGCCCATCAACATAGTGACCGCTCCCGGCGGGAATCAGTCCGTGAATCAACACAAATCCCTGACACCCGAGCAAAAAGAATTTCTAGCCAAAATACGTGAATCGAGGGCGAACTTTCGTCCTGCCCATAATCATTTATTCAATGATAAG gtcaaaatggaaaaagacTGCACGGATGAGGATCGTGAACCGAATTTAATGGGTCTTGTTCCCGATTATGATTTGCAACTGTTTCGTGAGGCCCAAGCTCAGGCATCGGAGCGGATAGAAGATGAGCTCAAGGATTTGCCCGTGGGCAAGGGCATCAA ATACATCAGCATGGGTAAATACAAAATGAAGGTCTGGTATCAATCTCCATATCCCGATGATGCTGCCCGCCTAcccaaaatgtatatatgtgagTTCTGTTTGCGATATCAGAAATCAGAGACTGGAATCAAAAGGCATGCCGAGAAGTGTGTATGGCGACATCCGCCCGGCGATGAAATCTATCGCAAGGGCAAACTTCAAGTGTGGCAAGTCGATGGCAAACGATATAAACAATATTGCCAACACTTGTGTTTACTTGCCAAATTCTTTTTGGATCACAAGACTTTGTATTACGATGTGGAACCATTTCTATTCTATATCATGACCTTGGCCGATGTCGATGGTTGTCATATTGTGGGCTATTTCAGTAAG CATATTCCATTTCTGCAGGAAAAGAACTCATTCTACAATGTCTCTTGCATATTGACTCTGCCGCCATATCAACGCAAAGGCTATGGACGATTACTCATCGATTTTA gCTATCTCTTGACACGTGTTGAGGGTAAAATTGGTTCACCCGAGAAACCATTATCCGATTTGGGTTTAATATCATATCGTTCATATTGGAAAGATGTCTTACTGGATTATCTATGCAATCGTTCGGGCAATACCCTTTGTATTAAAGATGTTTCACAA GAAATGGCCATATACTcatatgatatagtcagcACCCTGCAAGCATTGGGAATGATGAAATACTGGAAGGGCAAGCATATTGTACTCAAAAAACAG GATGTTCTGGATGAGTATGAGGAGCGGGTGAAACGTCGTGGTACATTTCCCAAAATTGATGATTCCTGTCTGAGATGGCAACCATTCATACCGGCCCAACCGAGTGCATCGCCATAA